One genomic segment of Cololabis saira isolate AMF1-May2022 chromosome 22, fColSai1.1, whole genome shotgun sequence includes these proteins:
- the fam162a gene encoding protein FAM162B has protein sequence MTFFRSRLSIGNILGQRCRGMCNKLQETKTESSPAAAAPAQAPRPLFKVPGYKPSDFDKKIFLWSGRFKSVDQIPETVSFEMIDSARNKIRVKLAYLMMGTTIGACLLMVFVGKRAAGRNESLTAQNMEKKARWREELQRENANAAAVSAKAQ, from the exons ATGACTTTCTTCAGATCTCGCCTTTCCATCGGCAACATTTTAG GGCAGAGATGTAGAGGGATGTGCAATAAACTGCAGGAGACGAAAACGGAGTCCtcgcctgcagctgcagctccagcacaAG CACCACGTCCCTTATTCAAAGTCCCAGGCTACAAACCCAGCGACTTTGACAAGAAGATTTTTCTTTGGTCAGGACGCTTCAAATCCGTAGACCAGATACCAGAGACTGTGTC GTTCGAGATGATCGACTCTGCGAGGAACAAAATCAGAGTGAAACTTGCCTATCTGATGATGGGAACCACAATAGGGGCCTGTTTGTTGATGGTGTTTGTTGGCAAACGG GCCGCAGGCAGGAATGAGTCTCTGACGGCTCAAAACATGGAGAAGAAAGCCAGGTGGAGGGAGGAACTCCAGAGAGAGAACGCAAACGCTGCTGCCGTGTCTGCAAAGGCTCAGTGA